A single window of Gossypium hirsutum isolate 1008001.06 chromosome A10, Gossypium_hirsutum_v2.1, whole genome shotgun sequence DNA harbors:
- the LOC107925062 gene encoding mannosyl-oligosaccharide 1,2-alpha-mannosidase MNS1 isoform X2, which produces MARIRSSSSSSKFRYCNPSYYLKRPKRLALLLILFVSASSFVWDRQTLVREHEFEVSKLNDEVRRLQNMLEEFTNRVPANVPIEMQRRDKVKEAMIHAWSAYEKYAWGNDELLPQTQSGENSFGGLGATIIDSLDTLLIMGLDEQFQKAREVVGGLLSTYDLSGDNIFLEKARDIADRLLPAWDTPSGIPYNIINLARGNAHNPGWTGGKSILADSGTEQLEFIALSQRTGDPKYQEKVEKAIVALNKTFPADGLVPIYVDPNGGTAYGTITFGAMGDSFYEYLLKAWIQGNKTSSVKPYRDMWETSMKGLVSLIRRSSPSSFAYICEKTGDTLTDKMDELACFAPGMLALGSSGYGKVEAKKILSLAEELAWTCYNFYQSTQTKLAGENYLFNPGRDMSVGTTWNILRPETVESLFYLWRLTGNVTYQEWGWNIFQAFEKNCRIESGYVGLTDVNLALKDNKMQTFFLAETLKYLYLLFSPPTVIPLDEWVFNTEAHPLRIVNRNDDIAGSERQHKPTVGLQGRKTGRFGGN; this is translated from the exons atggCGAGGATTAGATCGTCTTCATCTTCGAGTAAATTCAGATACTGTAACCCCTCATATTACTTGAAAAGACCAAAGCGTTTGGCTTTGCTTTTGATTCTATTTGTTTCTGCTTCTTCTTTCGTTTGGGATCGTCAAACTCTCGTAAGAGAACACGAg TTTGAAGTGTCCAAGTTGAATGATGAAGTGCGTCGATTACAAAATATG CTAGAGGAATTTACAAATAGGGTGCCAGCAAATGTTCCCATAGAAATGCAAAGGAGAGACAAAGTGAAGGAAGCCATGATTCATGCCTGGAGTGCATATGAAAAGTATGCATGGGGCAATGATGAACTTCTG CCTCAGACTCAGAGTGGTGAGAATAGCTTTGGTGGTCTTGGAGCAACAATAATAGACTCTCTTGATACATTACTTATTATGGGTCTAGATGAGCAGTTCCAGAAAGCAAGAGA AGTTGTAGGTGGACTTCTTAGCACATATGATCTTTCAGGCGACAATATTTTCCTTGAAAAGGCTAGAGATATTGCAGATAGATTGCTACCTGCATGGGATACTCCTTCTGGAATCCCGTATAACATTATCAACTTGGCTCGTGGAAATGCACATAACCCTGGCTGGACTGGG GGTAAAAGTATTCTTGCAGATTCAGGGACAGAGCAACTGGAGTTTATTGCTCTTTCCCAAAGAACAGGAGATCCCAAGTATCAGGAGAAG GTGGAGAAAGCTATTGTTGCGCTTAATAAAACTTTTCCTGCTGATGGTTTGGTTCCCATCTATGTTGATCCTAATGGTGGCACTGCTTACGGAACTATAACCTTTGGTGCTATGGGTGATAG CTTCTATGAATATCTGCTTAAAGCCTGGATTCAAGGAAACAAAACATCATCTGTAAAACCTTATAG AGATATGTGGGAGACATCAATGAAAGGTTTGGTTAGCTTAATTAGAAGATCGTCACCATCTTCTTTTGCATATATCTGTGAGAAAACGGGGGATACATTGACAGACAAG ATGGATGAATTAGCATGCTTTGCTCCTGGAATGCTGGCTTTAGGATCATCTGGTTATGGTAAAGTTGAGGCAAAAAAAATCCTTTCCCTGGCTGAAGAG CTTGCTTGGACTTGTTACAATTTCTATCAGTCCACACAGACAAAATTAGCTGGAGAGAATTATCTCTTCAATCCCGGACGT GACATGAGCGTTGGTACAACCTGGAACATATTGAGACCAGAGACGGTTGAATCACTCTTTTACCTATGGCGTTTAACCGGTAATGTGACCTATCAAGAGTGGGGTTGGAATATATTTCAGGCATTTGAAAAGAACTGTCGGATAGAATCTGGATATGTTGGGCTGACGGAT GTTAACCTGGCTTTGAAAGACAACAAGATGCAAACCTTTTTTCTTGCAGAGACGCTGAAATATCTTTATCTTCTATTCTCACCCCCTACTGTCATCCCGTTGGATGAATGGGTATTCAACACGGAAGCACACCCTTTACGGATCGTTAACCGTAACGATGATATTGCTGGTTCGGAAAGGCAACATAAACCAACTGTTGGATTACAAGGCAGGAAGACAGGTCGGTTTGGAGGTAATTAG
- the LOC107925062 gene encoding mannosyl-oligosaccharide 1,2-alpha-mannosidase MNS1 isoform X1 — protein sequence MARIRSSSSSSKFRYCNPSYYLKRPKRLALLLILFVSASSFVWDRQTLVREHEFEVSKLNDEVRRLQNMLEEFTNRVPANVPIEMQRRDKVKEAMIHAWSAYEKYAWGNDELLPQTQSGENSFGGLGATIIDSLDTLLIMGLDEQFQKAREWVANTLDFNKTYDASVFETTIRVVGGLLSTYDLSGDNIFLEKARDIADRLLPAWDTPSGIPYNIINLARGNAHNPGWTGGKSILADSGTEQLEFIALSQRTGDPKYQEKVEKAIVALNKTFPADGLVPIYVDPNGGTAYGTITFGAMGDSFYEYLLKAWIQGNKTSSVKPYRDMWETSMKGLVSLIRRSSPSSFAYICEKTGDTLTDKMDELACFAPGMLALGSSGYGKVEAKKILSLAEELAWTCYNFYQSTQTKLAGENYLFNPGRDMSVGTTWNILRPETVESLFYLWRLTGNVTYQEWGWNIFQAFEKNCRIESGYVGLTDVNLALKDNKMQTFFLAETLKYLYLLFSPPTVIPLDEWVFNTEAHPLRIVNRNDDIAGSERQHKPTVGLQGRKTGRFGGN from the exons atggCGAGGATTAGATCGTCTTCATCTTCGAGTAAATTCAGATACTGTAACCCCTCATATTACTTGAAAAGACCAAAGCGTTTGGCTTTGCTTTTGATTCTATTTGTTTCTGCTTCTTCTTTCGTTTGGGATCGTCAAACTCTCGTAAGAGAACACGAg TTTGAAGTGTCCAAGTTGAATGATGAAGTGCGTCGATTACAAAATATG CTAGAGGAATTTACAAATAGGGTGCCAGCAAATGTTCCCATAGAAATGCAAAGGAGAGACAAAGTGAAGGAAGCCATGATTCATGCCTGGAGTGCATATGAAAAGTATGCATGGGGCAATGATGAACTTCTG CCTCAGACTCAGAGTGGTGAGAATAGCTTTGGTGGTCTTGGAGCAACAATAATAGACTCTCTTGATACATTACTTATTATGGGTCTAGATGAGCAGTTCCAGAAAGCAAGAGA GTGGGTTGCAAACACATTGGATTTTAATAAAACCTATGATGCTAGTGTTTTTGAGACAACCATAAG AGTTGTAGGTGGACTTCTTAGCACATATGATCTTTCAGGCGACAATATTTTCCTTGAAAAGGCTAGAGATATTGCAGATAGATTGCTACCTGCATGGGATACTCCTTCTGGAATCCCGTATAACATTATCAACTTGGCTCGTGGAAATGCACATAACCCTGGCTGGACTGGG GGTAAAAGTATTCTTGCAGATTCAGGGACAGAGCAACTGGAGTTTATTGCTCTTTCCCAAAGAACAGGAGATCCCAAGTATCAGGAGAAG GTGGAGAAAGCTATTGTTGCGCTTAATAAAACTTTTCCTGCTGATGGTTTGGTTCCCATCTATGTTGATCCTAATGGTGGCACTGCTTACGGAACTATAACCTTTGGTGCTATGGGTGATAG CTTCTATGAATATCTGCTTAAAGCCTGGATTCAAGGAAACAAAACATCATCTGTAAAACCTTATAG AGATATGTGGGAGACATCAATGAAAGGTTTGGTTAGCTTAATTAGAAGATCGTCACCATCTTCTTTTGCATATATCTGTGAGAAAACGGGGGATACATTGACAGACAAG ATGGATGAATTAGCATGCTTTGCTCCTGGAATGCTGGCTTTAGGATCATCTGGTTATGGTAAAGTTGAGGCAAAAAAAATCCTTTCCCTGGCTGAAGAG CTTGCTTGGACTTGTTACAATTTCTATCAGTCCACACAGACAAAATTAGCTGGAGAGAATTATCTCTTCAATCCCGGACGT GACATGAGCGTTGGTACAACCTGGAACATATTGAGACCAGAGACGGTTGAATCACTCTTTTACCTATGGCGTTTAACCGGTAATGTGACCTATCAAGAGTGGGGTTGGAATATATTTCAGGCATTTGAAAAGAACTGTCGGATAGAATCTGGATATGTTGGGCTGACGGAT GTTAACCTGGCTTTGAAAGACAACAAGATGCAAACCTTTTTTCTTGCAGAGACGCTGAAATATCTTTATCTTCTATTCTCACCCCCTACTGTCATCCCGTTGGATGAATGGGTATTCAACACGGAAGCACACCCTTTACGGATCGTTAACCGTAACGATGATATTGCTGGTTCGGAAAGGCAACATAAACCAACTGTTGGATTACAAGGCAGGAAGACAGGTCGGTTTGGAGGTAATTAG
- the LOC107925078 gene encoding protein YIP4b has product MSNSHSDTIPLHPSNSQSDIDEIRSLIDDSVHSGPAVVLPARHPASTPPPSSSPFISSNIPPPPPVSSSSSLQKLQSVPAAPPPPPPVGNSSSIVANGFGPPPNTLTEPVLDTVKRDLWRIVSNLKLVVFPNPFREDPGKALRDWDLWGPFFFIVFLGVALSWSASVKKSQVFAVAFALLAAGAVILTLNVLLLGGHIIFFQSLSLLGYCLFPLDVGALICMLKDNVVAKVIIVCLALAWSSWAAYPFMSSAVNMNRKALALYPVLLMYLSVGFLIISID; this is encoded by the exons atgtcaaattccCACAGCGATACGATCCCACTCCACCCATCAAATTCTCAATCCGATATAGATGAGATCCGAAGTTTAATCGATGACAGCGTTCATTCAGGCCCCGCCGTCGTCCTCCCTGCACGGCATCCCGCCAGCACTCCACCACCGTCATCTTCCCCTTTCATCTCCTCTAACATCCCTCCTCCGCCACCTGTCTCCTCCTCATCCTCCCTTCAAAAATTGCAATCCGTCCCCGCCGCTCCTCCTCCACCTCCACCTGTTGGTAATTCTAGCAGCATTGTCGCCAATGGGTTTGGTCCTCCGCCGAATACATTGACTGAACCCGTTTTGGATACGGTGAAAAGAGATCTGTGGAGGATCGTTAGTAATTTGAAGCTGGTAGTGTTTCCTAATCCTTTTAGAGAAGATCCAGGAAAAGCGTTGAGAGATTGGGATCTTTGGGGTCCGTTTTTCTTTATTGTTTTCTTGGGAGTCGCGCTTTCTTGGTCTGCCTCCGTTAAGAAG TCTCAGGTATTTGCTGTTGCATTTGCACTGCTGGCAGCTGGTGCTGTTATCTTAACGTTGAATGTACTATTACTG GGTGGGCATATCATTTTCTTCCAAAGTCTGAGTCTACTAGGTTATTGCTTATTCCCTTTGGATGTAGGAGCCTTAATCTGTATGTTAAAGGACAATGTGGTAGCTAAAGTAATCATCGTTTGTTTGGCATTGGCTTGGAGCTCATGGGCTGCCTATCCTTTCATGAGTTCGGCTGTTAATATGAATCGGAAAGCCCTTGCTCTCTACCCCGTCCTTCTTATGTACTTGTCTGTCGGTTTTCTCATCATCTCCATTGATTGA
- the LOC107925079 gene encoding NADPH-dependent pterin aldehyde reductase, with translation MTTASFSASNTAAVAAAAAAKTVLITGVSKGLGRALAVELSKRGHTVIGCSRAQEKLNSLQSELSSPDRHLLLNVDVRSDNSVKELARVMMEKKFVPDIIVNNAGTINKNNRIWEVPVEEFDTVIDTNVKGIANVLRHFIPLMLPKSRGIIVNMSSGWGRSGAALVAPYCASKWAVEGLSRAVAKEMPDGFAVVALSPGVINTEMLQSCFGNSASGYQTPDTWSLKAATMILNLTAADNGASLTV, from the exons ATGACAACGGCGTCGTTTAGCGCTTCGAACACGGCGGCAGTGGCTGCCGCTGCTGCAGCTAAGACGGTGTTGATAACCGGAGTGAGCAAAGGGCTTGGTAGAGCTTTAGCTGTCGAGCTTTCCAAGAGAGGCCACACCGTAATCGGTTGTTCCCGCGCCCAAGAAAAACTCAATTCCCTCCAATCGGAGCTCTCGTCGCCTGACCGTCACCTCCTCCTCAATGTCGATGTG AGGTCAGATAACAGCGTTAAGGAGCTGGCTCGAGTGATGATGGAAAAGAAGTTTGTACCTGACATAATCG TAAACAATGCAGGTACAATCAATAAAAACAATAGAATTTGGGAGGTTCCTGTTGAAGAGTTCGATACTGTGATTGATACTAATGTAAAAGGGATTGCAAATGTGTTACGCCATTTTATCCCGTTGATGCTTCCAAAAAGTCGAGGGATTATTGTTAATATGTCTTCTGGATGGGGACGATCTGGTGCTGCTTTG GTTGCACCATACTGTGCATCAAAATGGGCTGTTGAAGGTTTAAGCAGAGCAGTAGCAAAGGAGATGCCTGATGGATTTGCTGTTGTAGCACTTAGTCCTGGTGTGATAAATACCGAGATGCTTCAATCTTGCTTCGGAAATTCAGCCTCAGGATATCAGACACCTGATACatg GTCTTTGAAGGCAGCTACAATGATACTCAATCTTACTGCAGCAGACAATGGGGCGTCCCTCACCGTTTGA
- the LOC107925074 gene encoding uncharacterized protein, whose protein sequence is MAAALSYCQPSPFIGQFPSNFGKPVSLQSIEISTQASRITALFWGSKKSVKHHPVDSSLGDFTLTGSETEEIKENPTKGKKVSVSIISSILDVSSHEWDSCTLDATGPEKFNPFLTHGFLSSLEETGCAVKETGWMPSHIIAKDESENILGVAPLYLKSHSYGEFVFDHSWADAYYSFGARYYPKFQCCVPFTPVTGPRILVRNTSFKDQVFDVIVTALKDLTAKSQVSSLHITFPSEAEWYKLKDRGFLQRIGMQYHWKNCNYKSFDEFLMDMKQSKRKNIRQERKKIPAQDLTMKRLRGYEIKANHWDSFYKFYRNTTDNKWGSPYLTREFFHEMGSKMGDDVLLVVAEKGDELVAGALNLIGGDTIYGRLWGCDPQVYYPSLHFEACYYQAIEAAIELNLSTVEAGAQGEHKIQRGYLPVPTYSCHYFIDEGFEQAIGEFLVRESNQVDLVMKLFHESGPFKEGIH, encoded by the exons ATGGCGGCAGCACTCAGCTACTGCCAGCCTTCCCCATTCATCGGCCAATTTCCTTCCAACTTT GGGAAGCCAGTATCTCTGCAAAGCATCGAAATCTCGACGCAGGCATCTAGAATCACTGCACTGTTTTGGGGATCTAAGAAGTCTGTGAAGCATCACCCTGTGGATTCTTCTTTGGGGGATTTCACTTTGACAGGGTCAGAAACAGAG GAAATTAAAGAGAACCCGACAAAAGGCAAGAAGGTATCGGTATCGATTATTTCCTCAATTCTGGACGTTTCCTCACATGAATGGGATTCTTGCACTCTGGATGCTACCGGTCCTGAAAAGTTCAATCCATTTCTTACTCATGGTTTCCTTTCAAGCTTGGAAGAGACAGGTTGCGCAGTGAAG gaAACAGGATGGATGCCGAGCCATATCATTGCTAAGGATGAATCTGAAAATATTTTAGGTGTTGCTCCTCTCTATCTTAAAAG TCATTCCTATGGTGAATTTGTTTTCGATCATTCTTGGGCAGATGCATATTATAGTTTTGGAGCAAGATATTACCCAAAGTTCCAGTGTTGTGTGCCTTTCACTCCAGTGACTGGTCCTAGGATTTTAGTACGGAATACATCATTCAAGGATCAAGTTTTTGACGTTATCGTCACTGCTCTGAAGGATCTGACAGCCAAG TCTCAGGTTTCCTCTCTGCATATTACTTTCCCATCTGAAGCCGAATGGTACAAACTGAAGGATAGAGGATTCCTACAGAGGATTGGAATGCAATACCACTGGAAGAATTGCAACTATAAAAG TTTTGACGAGTTCTTGATGGATATGAAGCaaagtaaaaggaaaaatatCCGTCAAGAGCGCAAAAAG ATTCCTGCTCAGGATTTGACAATGAAACGGCTCAGAGGTTATGAAATTAAG GCCAATCACTGGGATTCCTTCTACAAGTTCTACCGCAATACTACTGATAATAA GTGGGGCAGTCCATACCTAACAAGAGAGTTCTTTCACGAAATGGGATCAAAGATGGGAGATGATGTGTTACTCGTAGTTGCCGAAAAAGGGGACGAGCTTGTTGCAGGAGCTCTGAATCTCATTGGAGGCGATACTATATATGGACGCTTATGGGGATGTGACCCTCAAGTCTATTATCCGAGCTTGCATTTTGAAGCATGTTATTATCAG GCAATCGAAGCGGCTATCGAGTTGAATCTAAGCACAGTAGAGGCTGGAGCTCAGGGTGAGCATAAGATTCAGCGAGGCTATTTGCCGGTGCCGACTTATAGCTGTCATTACTTTATCGATGAAGGTTTCGAGCAGGCCATAGGGGAATTTCTGGTTCGAGAATCAAATCAG GTTGACCTTGTTATGAAACTATTTCATGAATCTGGTCCCTTTAAGGAGGGCATACACTAA